In Cyanobium sp. AMD-g, one genomic interval encodes:
- a CDS encoding CO2 hydration protein, with translation MTPPTATAPEPVTAPLIPPSTHRYADVIHRLEAGGSMLPDTPENLMQIIGIYKAYAVPMDFYWRDLLYIAEQVFLDPLPAFKYFPSQEYLDLPNSYAGDQSKLRIWRGGEKAHPELLEFMEKGETGKMSKLLHHLWHDRINMEFAEACMEAMLWHQGMGGRFYDYLASDAYRVNADRAIKAYFRGNPLMLGLYRLFPEMFMEQVKKMSYYANLGLFWEVMAPVFFEMSDIYDEGGFKGVPDAMNFLVNGIFAVAGRPIYHHVYIKGECFEIIPKSEGFTWLYEAALPYVEAVFYRTAPFRGTKSYNAQAYQVPADQADFHYGILYADVFPVGSAGIPPTLLMQDMLHFLPPYLVDLYKTHKRGEEDQLIQLGITFQRSMYNVTSAVIQALRCALLYPLDDTDPEHLMANRRFFEAQMDRFLRPEARLPQIQTQDYR, from the coding sequence CCCGTCACTGCTCCCCTGATCCCGCCCTCCACCCATCGCTATGCCGATGTGATCCACCGGCTGGAGGCCGGCGGCTCGATGCTGCCGGACACGCCGGAGAACCTGATGCAGATCATCGGCATCTACAAGGCCTATGCCGTGCCGATGGACTTCTACTGGCGCGACCTGCTCTACATCGCCGAGCAGGTATTCCTCGATCCCCTGCCGGCCTTCAAGTACTTTCCCAGTCAGGAGTACCTCGATCTCCCCAATTCCTACGCCGGCGATCAGTCGAAGCTCCGCATCTGGCGCGGCGGTGAAAAGGCCCACCCCGAACTGCTGGAGTTCATGGAGAAGGGCGAAACCGGCAAGATGTCGAAGCTGCTCCATCACCTCTGGCACGACCGGATCAACATGGAGTTCGCCGAGGCGTGCATGGAAGCCATGCTCTGGCATCAGGGCATGGGCGGCCGCTTCTACGACTACCTCGCCAGTGACGCTTACCGGGTCAACGCCGATCGCGCCATCAAGGCCTACTTCCGTGGCAATCCGCTGATGCTCGGCCTCTATCGCCTGTTCCCTGAGATGTTCATGGAGCAGGTGAAGAAGATGAGCTACTACGCCAACCTCGGCCTGTTCTGGGAGGTGATGGCTCCGGTGTTCTTCGAGATGAGCGACATTTACGACGAGGGGGGATTCAAGGGTGTTCCCGACGCCATGAACTTCCTGGTCAACGGCATCTTCGCCGTAGCGGGCCGGCCCATCTATCACCATGTTTACATCAAGGGCGAGTGTTTCGAGATCATCCCCAAGAGCGAAGGCTTCACCTGGCTCTATGAAGCGGCTCTCCCCTACGTGGAGGCGGTCTTCTATCGCACGGCGCCATTTCGCGGCACCAAGAGCTACAACGCCCAGGCCTATCAGGTGCCAGCCGATCAGGCCGATTTCCATTACGGCATCCTCTATGCCGACGTGTTCCCCGTGGGCTCGGCCGGCATCCCTCCCACCCTGCTGATGCAGGACATGCTGCATTTCCTGCCCCCCTATCTCGTGGATCTGTACAAGACCCACAAGCGGGGTGAGGAGGATCAGCTGATCCAGCTGGGGATCACCTTCCAGCGCTCCATGTACAACGTCACCTCGGCGGTGATCCAGGCGTTGCGCTGCGCCCTGCTCTATCCCCTCGATGACACCGACCCGGAGCACCTGATGGCCAACCGGCGCTTCTTCGAGGCCCAGATGGACCGCTTCCTGCGGCCCGAGGCGCGCCTGCCCCAGATCCAGACCCAGGACTACCGCTAG
- a CDS encoding fasciclin domain-containing protein: protein MANIIETAKGAGCFGTLLTAVEVAGLTGALESPGPFTVFAPVDDAFAALPPGTVQTLVDNVPQLARILKFHVLSGAYRREQLIEQPEWDSLEGAPVAIRRADPFEVKNATVVSADIVCDNGIVHVIDRVILPG from the coding sequence ATGGCCAACATCATCGAAACCGCCAAGGGTGCCGGCTGCTTCGGCACCCTGCTCACCGCCGTTGAGGTGGCCGGACTCACGGGTGCCCTGGAAAGCCCCGGCCCCTTCACCGTCTTCGCCCCGGTCGATGACGCTTTCGCCGCCCTGCCCCCCGGCACGGTCCAGACCCTGGTGGACAATGTGCCCCAGCTGGCCCGGATCCTCAAATTCCACGTGCTCTCCGGGGCCTACCGGCGCGAGCAACTGATTGAGCAGCCGGAATGGGACAGCCTGGAGGGGGCGCCGGTGGCGATCCGCCGGGCCGACCCCTTCGAGGTCAAGAACGCCACCGTCGTCTCTGCCGACATCGTCTGTGACAACGGCATCGTGCACGTGATCGACCGGGTGATCCTGCCCGGATGA
- a CDS encoding amino acid ABC transporter substrate-binding protein: MTRAGLLALAALFGLVGCAAGNEAPGSPTMARIRERGRLICAVDGAVPGFSTVGPGGAFVGIDADFCRAVAAAVLGDATKVEFRPVTAGERFVALGSGEVDLLSISSTHTLSRDAPGGNALSFGPVFFYDGQGVMVPRASGIRRLRDLAGKPICVESGTNTELNLADRMRELGVAYQPLRFQSGEQAYPAYEQGRCAAITSDSSLLAAKRSGFKDPAAHRLLPELLSKEPSAKVTVQADPAWADAVRWISHTLVQAEESGLTQANIEARAAVARRDPSQAEARRFLGVEGDFGRQLGLPADFTVRVLKAVGNYGELFERHLGSATPLGLERGLNRLWNDGGLHIAPPFR; the protein is encoded by the coding sequence ATGACCAGAGCGGGGCTGCTGGCACTGGCGGCACTCTTTGGCCTGGTGGGCTGTGCTGCCGGCAACGAGGCCCCCGGCAGCCCCACCATGGCCAGGATCCGCGAACGGGGACGGCTGATCTGCGCCGTCGATGGGGCGGTGCCGGGGTTCAGCACCGTCGGCCCCGGCGGCGCCTTCGTGGGCATCGACGCCGACTTCTGCCGGGCCGTGGCCGCGGCGGTGCTCGGGGATGCCACCAAGGTGGAGTTTCGGCCGGTGACGGCCGGCGAGCGCTTCGTGGCCCTGGGCAGCGGCGAGGTGGACCTGCTCTCGATCAGCTCCACCCACACCCTCAGCCGCGACGCCCCGGGCGGCAACGCCCTCAGCTTCGGGCCTGTCTTTTTCTATGACGGTCAGGGGGTGATGGTGCCCAGGGCCAGTGGCATCCGCCGCCTGCGGGATCTGGCCGGCAAGCCGATCTGCGTCGAGAGCGGCACCAACACCGAGCTCAACCTGGCCGATCGCATGCGGGAGCTGGGGGTCGCCTACCAGCCGCTGCGCTTCCAGTCCGGTGAGCAGGCCTACCCCGCCTACGAGCAGGGCCGCTGCGCCGCCATCACCAGCGACAGCTCCCTGCTGGCGGCCAAGCGCAGCGGCTTCAAGGATCCTGCCGCCCATCGGCTGCTACCGGAGCTGCTCAGCAAGGAACCCAGCGCCAAGGTGACGGTGCAGGCGGATCCGGCCTGGGCTGATGCGGTGCGGTGGATCAGCCACACCCTGGTCCAGGCGGAGGAGAGCGGCCTCACCCAGGCCAACATCGAGGCCCGCGCTGCGGTGGCCCGACGGGACCCCAGCCAGGCCGAAGCACGCCGCTTCCTGGGGGTGGAGGGGGATTTCGGTCGCCAGCTGGGCCTGCCCGCCGACTTCACGGTGCGGGTGCTAAAGGCGGTGGGCAACTACGGCGAGCTGTTCGAGCGGCACCTGGGCAGCGCCACCCCCCTGGGCCTGGAGCGGGGCCTCAACCGGCTGTGGAACGACGGCGGCCTGCACATCGCGCCCCCCTTCCGCTGA
- a CDS encoding amino acid ABC transporter substrate-binding protein has translation MFRTRTRSLVVSLCAAGLLAGCAGDDGGVQSQKLSTIMGRGKLICGVEGKLPGFSFVGPDGKYLGLDVDVCKAVAAAVLGDPAKVEYRDLNSSERFAALASGEVDLLSRNTTMTLSRDASGGNGLSFAPTTFYDGQGVLVPVASGIKDLKGLAGKPICVESGTTTELNLADRMREQNIPYTPLKFQTSDQTFAAYLGDRCVAVTSDRSQLAGKRTSFPKPDAHTLLPVVMSKEPLTPATTNADPAWADAVRWIVYGLMQAEESGITQANVDAKLAEAKTNTNQADLRRFLGVEGDFGKLLGLPPDFVVKAVKAVGNYGEIFDRNVGPASALKLDRGLNRQWKDGGLIYSPPFR, from the coding sequence ATGTTCCGGACCCGGACCCGCTCCCTGGTGGTTTCCCTCTGTGCCGCCGGCCTGCTCGCCGGTTGTGCTGGGGATGATGGCGGCGTGCAGAGCCAGAAGCTCTCCACGATCATGGGGCGGGGCAAGCTGATCTGCGGTGTGGAAGGCAAGCTGCCCGGCTTCAGCTTCGTGGGCCCCGACGGCAAGTACCTGGGCCTTGATGTGGATGTCTGCAAGGCGGTGGCCGCCGCGGTCCTGGGGGATCCGGCCAAGGTGGAGTACCGCGACCTGAACTCCAGTGAGCGCTTCGCCGCCCTGGCCAGCGGTGAGGTGGACCTTCTCTCGCGCAACACCACCATGACCCTGAGCCGCGACGCGTCCGGCGGCAACGGCCTCAGCTTCGCCCCCACCACCTTCTATGACGGCCAGGGCGTGCTGGTGCCTGTGGCCAGCGGCATCAAGGACCTCAAGGGGCTGGCCGGCAAGCCGATCTGCGTCGAGAGCGGCACCACCACCGAGCTCAACCTGGCCGACCGCATGCGGGAGCAGAACATCCCCTACACGCCGCTGAAGTTCCAGACCAGTGACCAGACCTTCGCCGCCTACCTCGGCGACCGCTGCGTGGCCGTCACCAGCGACCGCTCCCAGCTGGCCGGCAAGCGCACCAGCTTCCCCAAACCGGACGCCCACACCCTCCTGCCGGTGGTGATGAGCAAGGAGCCCCTCACCCCCGCCACCACCAACGCCGATCCTGCCTGGGCCGATGCGGTGCGCTGGATCGTCTACGGCCTGATGCAGGCCGAGGAGAGCGGCATCACCCAGGCCAATGTGGACGCCAAGCTGGCCGAGGCGAAGACCAACACCAACCAGGCCGACCTGCGCCGCTTCCTTGGCGTCGAGGGTGATTTCGGCAAGCTGCTCGGCCTGCCGCCCGACTTCGTGGTCAAGGCGGTGAAGGCGGTGGGCAACTACGGCGAGATCTTTGATCGCAACGTCGGACCCGCCTCGGCGCTCAAGCTCGACCGGGGCCTCAACCGCCAGTGGAAGGATGGCGGCCTGATCTACTCGCCGCCCTTCCGTTGA
- a CDS encoding ABC transporter permease subunit (The N-terminal region of this protein, as described by TIGR01726, is a three transmembrane segment that identifies a subfamily of ABC transporter permease subunits, which specificities that include histidine, arginine, glutamine, glutamate, L-cystine (sic), the opines (in Agrobacterium) octopine and nopaline, etc.), which translates to MTPPWWRNRRVVPWLVQAVVGLLVLLLIAFLLGNLIRNLTAAGLLLSWRWLQQPAGFDISESVIPFNAQLPYWRALAAGLVNTIRAVLVGLVGATLLGTLVGMASFSHNGLLRRLARVYVEVVRNIPLLLQLVFWYFVVFLTLPNGLAAIQLPGVVLAKSGLYIAGFGEGLRWMGPTLVNGVWQAPLRLSVEFGALLTGLIVYSGAFIAEVVRGGIAAVPKGQWEAASSLGLGWFATLRRIVLPQSLRVIVPGLNTQYISLAKNSSLAVAVGYTDLYSVAETTLNQTGRAVEVILVLLAAYLTLDLLISALMNGLNHLVQIRER; encoded by the coding sequence ATGACGCCGCCCTGGTGGCGCAACCGCCGCGTCGTTCCCTGGCTGGTGCAGGCGGTGGTGGGTCTGCTGGTGCTGCTGCTGATCGCCTTCCTGCTGGGCAATCTGATCCGCAACCTGACGGCGGCCGGACTGCTGCTGAGCTGGCGCTGGCTGCAGCAGCCGGCCGGCTTCGACATCTCGGAATCGGTGATTCCCTTCAATGCCCAGCTGCCTTACTGGCGCGCCCTGGCCGCCGGCCTGGTCAACACGATCCGGGCGGTGCTGGTGGGTCTGGTGGGGGCCACCCTGCTGGGCACCCTGGTGGGAATGGCCTCCTTCAGCCACAACGGCCTGCTGCGGCGTCTGGCCAGGGTCTACGTGGAGGTGGTGCGCAACATCCCCCTGCTGCTGCAGCTGGTGTTCTGGTACTTCGTGGTGTTCCTCACCCTGCCGAACGGCCTGGCGGCGATCCAGCTGCCCGGCGTGGTGCTGGCCAAATCGGGGCTCTACATCGCCGGCTTCGGCGAGGGACTGCGCTGGATGGGCCCCACCCTGGTGAACGGGGTCTGGCAGGCCCCGCTGCGCCTGAGCGTCGAATTCGGCGCCCTGCTCACCGGACTCATCGTGTACTCGGGGGCCTTCATCGCCGAAGTGGTGCGGGGCGGCATCGCCGCCGTGCCGAAGGGACAGTGGGAGGCGGCCTCCTCCCTGGGGCTGGGCTGGTTCGCCACCCTGCGCCGCATCGTCCTGCCCCAGTCGCTGCGGGTGATCGTGCCGGGGCTGAACACCCAGTACATCTCCCTGGCCAAGAACTCCTCCCTCGCGGTGGCGGTGGGCTACACCGACCTCTATTCGGTGGCCGAAACCACCCTCAACCAGACCGGCCGGGCGGTGGAGGTGATCCTGGTGCTGCTGGCGGCCTACCTCACCCTCGACCTGCTGATCTCGGCTCTGATGAACGGCCTCAACCACCTGGTCCAGATCCGGGAGCGCTGA
- a CDS encoding amino acid ABC transporter permease translates to MNSQLRRLRAELFATPADTALSLALITLLGLGAFGFLRWALTQAQWAVVKVNSTLFAVGRYPIEQQWRLWLLTALLVAASGATWGLLRAHPRPDRTGVLWPRNDRLAVGLLALIAMAVPWALGLTLAIQSRWWGLLLLLVLCRWLAGRFGPGLSPTGRRLAALVWPVLYLVGMVLISGGLGLVTVSPSEWGGLMLTLLASSFAILLCFPIGVLLALGRRSELPLLRWGSVLYIEFIRGAPLITLLFLGQNILGFLLPGGLAPERVWRAAWVLTFFAAAYLAEAVRSGLAAVPRGQLEAARSLGLSYPKALQHVVLPQALRVALPAMVGQFISLLQDTTLLSLIGLLELLGTARTVMANPAFLGRNGEVYLTLALLFWGCCAALGLGSRALERRLDPHAVPSAT, encoded by the coding sequence ATGAATTCCCAGCTGCGGCGGCTGCGCGCCGAACTCTTCGCCACCCCCGCCGACACGGCGCTGAGCCTGGCCCTGATCACACTTCTCGGCTTGGGGGCCTTCGGGTTCCTGCGCTGGGCCCTCACCCAGGCCCAGTGGGCCGTGGTGAAGGTCAACAGCACCCTGTTCGCCGTGGGCCGCTACCCGATCGAGCAGCAGTGGCGCCTCTGGCTGCTCACCGCCCTGCTGGTGGCCGCCAGCGGCGCCACCTGGGGCCTGCTGCGGGCCCACCCCCGCCCTGATCGCACCGGCGTGCTCTGGCCGCGCAACGACCGGCTGGCCGTGGGGCTGCTGGCCCTGATCGCCATGGCCGTGCCGTGGGCCCTCGGCCTGACCCTGGCGATCCAGTCCCGCTGGTGGGGGCTGCTGCTGCTGCTGGTGCTCTGCCGCTGGCTGGCCGGCCGGTTCGGGCCGGGGCTCTCTCCCACCGGCCGGCGGCTGGCCGCCCTGGTGTGGCCGGTGCTCTACCTGGTGGGCATGGTGCTGATCAGCGGCGGCCTGGGCCTGGTGACCGTCTCCCCTTCGGAGTGGGGCGGCCTGATGCTCACCCTGCTGGCCTCCAGCTTCGCGATCCTGCTGTGTTTCCCAATCGGGGTGCTGCTCGCCCTCGGACGCCGCAGCGAGCTGCCGCTGCTGCGCTGGGGTTCGGTGCTCTACATCGAGTTCATCCGCGGAGCCCCCCTGATCACCCTGCTGTTCCTCGGCCAGAACATCCTCGGTTTCCTGCTGCCCGGCGGCCTGGCCCCCGAGCGAGTCTGGCGGGCGGCGTGGGTGCTCACCTTCTTCGCCGCCGCCTATCTGGCGGAGGCGGTGCGCTCCGGCCTGGCGGCCGTGCCCCGGGGCCAGCTGGAGGCCGCGCGCTCCCTTGGCCTCTCCTATCCGAAGGCCCTGCAGCATGTGGTGCTGCCCCAGGCCCTGAGGGTGGCCCTGCCGGCCATGGTGGGCCAGTTCATCTCGCTCCTGCAGGACACCACCCTGCTGTCACTGATTGGATTGCTGGAACTGCTTGGCACGGCCCGCACCGTGATGGCCAACCCGGCTTTCCTGGGGCGGAACGGAGAGGTGTACCTCACCCTGGCGCTGCTGTTCTGGGGTTGCTGTGCCGCCCTCGGGCTGGGCAGCCGGGCCCTGGAGCGGCGACTTGATCCCCACGCGGTGCCCAGCGCCACCTGA
- a CDS encoding amino acid ABC transporter ATP-binding protein: protein MSQPSSELMIEARAVEKWYPNGFQALRGASLTVRRGEVVVIMGPSGSGKSTFIRTFNALEDFQKGSITVDGIVLSDDLRNIDAVRREVGMVFQQFNLFPHLSVLDNLTLAPVLVRKRPKAEVEQQAWALLERVGIAEQAGKYPGQLSGGQQQRVAIARALCMEPRILLFDEPTSALDPEMVREVLEVMQNLAADDITMVVVTHEVKFARHVAHRVVLMADGEVVEEAEPEVFFTNPSHQRTRRFLDQIL from the coding sequence ATGAGCCAACCCAGCAGCGAACTGATGATCGAGGCGCGGGCCGTCGAGAAGTGGTATCCCAACGGCTTCCAGGCCTTGCGCGGCGCCAGCCTGACCGTGCGACGCGGCGAGGTGGTGGTGATCATGGGCCCCTCGGGTTCGGGCAAGAGCACCTTCATCCGCACCTTCAATGCCCTGGAGGATTTCCAGAAGGGCAGCATCACCGTCGACGGCATCGTGCTCTCCGACGACCTGCGCAACATCGATGCCGTGCGCCGGGAGGTGGGGATGGTGTTCCAGCAGTTCAACCTGTTTCCCCACCTCTCGGTGCTCGACAACCTCACCCTGGCCCCGGTGCTCGTCCGCAAGCGGCCGAAGGCCGAGGTGGAGCAGCAGGCCTGGGCCCTGCTGGAGCGGGTCGGCATCGCCGAACAGGCGGGCAAGTATCCGGGCCAGCTCTCGGGGGGCCAGCAGCAGCGGGTGGCGATCGCCCGGGCCCTCTGCATGGAGCCCCGCATCCTGCTGTTCGATGAACCCACCAGCGCCCTCGACCCGGAGATGGTGCGGGAGGTGCTGGAGGTGATGCAGAACCTCGCCGCCGACGACATCACCATGGTGGTGGTGACCCACGAGGTGAAGTTCGCCCGCCACGTGGCCCACCGGGTGGTGCTGATGGCCGATGGCGAAGTGGTGGAGGAGGCCGAACCGGAGGTGTTCTTCACCAACCCCAGCCACCAGCGCACCCGGCGCTTCCTGGATCAGATCCTCTGA